From the Glandiceps talaboti chromosome 10, keGlaTala1.1, whole genome shotgun sequence genome, one window contains:
- the LOC144440659 gene encoding beta-1,4 N-acetylgalactosaminyltransferase 1-like: MCEAFTPLRYPAGGVTVQPLKSTRLHGLQIHVAIADFLPEDQQLRTVLRCKKLKGVLVIFKHEGNTSVGVSGNDSTEMTITANKNGLHALNTVLANLNYKSTVYDINTRDIIYITMLNFDIAVHVHIKKPAVPTLYDPGPSGDINSLVTIITKTFERYGSVKTLISSIHKFYPNMAIIVADDSEFPEKISIPNVKHYIMPFAEGWFAGRNLALSQVRTKYFVWVDDDFVFTNGTHLENFLEKFKHPNLTIDVVGGTFGDANGKRQMSTNCFGCRTLEVTNNYENDNGDCLVLKNNKKYHAVKEFPECFFADGTTNFFMARTSTTRSVGFDPVYDRVGHIEFHIDGLGKLRMMGCTDVNILHKQVTNKKYLSYREYGQQFNKNRSSCNLHTLFKNNLKCFNF; encoded by the coding sequence ATGTGTGAAGCCTTTACACCACTACGATATCCTGCGGGTGGTGTTACCGTTCAACCACTCAAGTCAACACGTCTACATGGTTTACAAATACACGTCGCTATCGCTGATTTCCTGCCTGAAGATCAACAGCTTCGGACTGTGTTAAGATGTAAAAAATTGAAAGGAGTGTTAGTTATATTCAAACATGAGGGTAATACGAGTGTGGGAGTCAGTGGAAATGACTCTACCGAAATGACTATCACAGCTAACAAGAATGGACTACACGCTCTTAATACAGTTTTGGCAAATTTAAACTATAAAAGCACAGTTTATGATATCAATACAAGAGATATAATCTATATCACAatgttaaattttgatatcGCTGTTCACGTTCACATAAAAAAACCGGCAGTACCAACGTTGTACGACCCAGGACCTTCCGGTGATATCAACTCATTGGTAACTATTATCACAAAAACGTTTGAACGGTATGGTTCAGTCAAAACACTAATATCTAGCATACATAAATTTTATCCGAATATGGCCATCATTGTCGCCGACGATTCCGAGTTTCCTGAAAAAATTAGCATTCCTAATGTAAAGCATTACATTATGCCTTTTGCAGAAGGATGGTTTGCTGGTAGAAATTTAGCACTTAGTCAGGTAAGAACCAAGTACTTTGTTTGGGTAGATGACGACTTTGTGTTCACTAACGGAACTCACCTTGAAAATTTCCTCGAAAAATTCAAACATCCAAACTTGACAATCGACGTTGTCGGTGGGACGTTTGGAGATGCGAACGGTAAACGCCAAATGTCCACCAATTGCTTCGGTTGTCGTACACTTGAAGTTACTAATAACTATGAAAATGATAACGGCGACTGTTTGGTTCTCAAGAACAACAAGAAATACCATGCTGTAAAAGAATTTCCCGAATGTTTCTTCGCTGATGGCACTACAAATTTTTTCATGGCCCGAACCAGTACAACCAGGAGCGTTGGTTTTGACCCAGTTTACGACAGAGTTGGACATATAGAATTCCACATCGATGGATTGGGAAAACTGCGTATGATGGGATGTACAGACGTGAACATTTTACATAAGCAAGTAACTAATAAAAAGTACCTTAGCTATCGGGAATATGGACAACAATTCAACAAAAACCGAAGTTCGTGCAATTTGCATACACTATTCAAgaacaatttgaaatgttttaatttttag